AGCGATTTGACTGCGGTGATGAAGTTGCCGGTCAGATACTCGGGTTCGCCCACCCGCAGCGTCGGCGCGCGGAAGATCAACTCGCGGAAGATCGACTCCAGCTGCATCTTGCCCATGAACGCACCCATGCAGAAATGCGGACCGCCACCGCCGAACGCGACGTGGGGGTTGGGTGATCGGGTGATGTCGAACTGGTACGGGTTGGCGAAGACCCGCTCGTCGCGGTTGGCCGAGGAATAGACCATCGTGACCCAGTCGCCTTCGCGGATGTGCTGGCCGTGCAACTCGGTGTCCTGAGTGGCCGTGCGACGAAATGTCATCACCGGCGTCGTCCAGCGGACGAACTCCTCGATCGCCACCTTGATGTGCCCGTCGAAATCCTGCTCCAGCAAGGCCTTCTGGTCGGGGAACTGTTGCAACGCAAGGGTCGTGAAGGTGGTCGTGGTGCGGGTGGTGTCGTTACCCGCCACCGAAAGCAGCACGAAGTACGGACCCAGCTCGTCGTCGGTGAGGCGGCGCCCGTCGACCTCCGCCTGCACCAGCGAGGTCATCAGGTCGTTCTGCGGGTGGGCGCGTCGCGCCTCGGCCAAGCCGATCCCGATGTTGAGCAGGCCCACCAGGGAATCGGTCAGGACTTCCCCGGGCTCACGGCCGGCCGCGACATCGGGGTCTGCCCAGGCCACCATTCCTTCGGCCAGGTGCGCTGCCTCGTCGCGTTCTTCTTCGGGCAGGCCGAGCATTTCGTAGATCGTCCACATCGGAAGGCGTTTGGACACCTGCTGGACGAAGTCGCCGTCCTTGGTCTTGAGGAGGTCATCGACGATCGACTTCGCCTGGTGCTCGATCTGGTCCTTGATCTTGGCGACCTGCCGCGGCGTGAAGACCGAGCTGACGAGCCGTCGCAGACTCGAGTGCTTGGCCCCGTCCATGCCGAGGAAGGACTGCGTGGCATCGAGCATCTCTTCGGGAACGGCCTCGAAGGTGATGCCTTGCCCGGAGCAGAACAGTTCCGGGTTCTTGCTGACATAGCAGACGTCTTCGTGGCGCGTGACCACCCAGACTCCGTCGATCTCGGGTTCCATCATGGAGCCCTCGATCGGGCGGTGCCAGCTGACCGGGCGTTCGTCACGAAGAATCTTGAAGGACTTCTCGCGTTCGTCGAAACTCTGCGCCCAGAAATCCAGCGACGAGATGCTTACCGGGTCGAAGGGCGGACGGTCGATCTTCGACGTCGTTTCGGTGGTCATGCGTTTGCCTCCATGTAGCGGGCCTTCAGGCTTCTCTTCACGAGCTTTCCGGTGGCTGTCCGGGGTAGCTCGTCGACGAAGTCGACGGTGCGGGGTGCCTTGTAGTGCGCGATACGGTCCCGGACGTAGCTGATGATCTCGTCGGCCAGTTCGGCGGAAGGTGTTGTGCCGGGCTTCAATTGGACGACCGCTTTGACTTGCTCGCCCATCTCCGGATCGGGCACGCCGATCACCGCGACATCGAACACCTTGGGGTGCAACGCGAGCACGTTCTCGACTTCCTGCGGATAGATGTTCACCCCGCCGGAGATGATGACAAAAGCCTTGCGATCGGTCAGGAACAGGTAGCCCTCTTCGTCGACATAGCCGATGTCGCCAACGGTAGCCCAGTTTTCATGCGCGGGATGCCTTGAGGAAGCGGTCTTTTCGGGATCGTTGTGATATTGGAAGGGCACGACGTCGCGCTCGAAGTAGACGGTGCCGACAGTGCCGGGCGGCTGTTCGTTGCCGTCGTCGTCACAGATGTGCAGGACTCCGAGCGCGGCTTTGCCTACCGACCCGCGCTTGTCCTTCCACTCGGCGGTGGTAATCACCGTGGTGCCGTGTTGTTCTGTCGCACCGTAGTATTCGACGAGGATCGGGCCCCACCAGTCGATCATG
The nucleotide sequence above comes from Mycobacterium kiyosense. Encoded proteins:
- a CDS encoding cytochrome P450 produces the protein MTTETTSKIDRPPFDPVSISSLDFWAQSFDEREKSFKILRDERPVSWHRPIEGSMMEPEIDGVWVVTRHEDVCYVSKNPELFCSGQGITFEAVPEEMLDATQSFLGMDGAKHSSLRRLVSSVFTPRQVAKIKDQIEHQAKSIVDDLLKTKDGDFVQQVSKRLPMWTIYEMLGLPEEERDEAAHLAEGMVAWADPDVAAGREPGEVLTDSLVGLLNIGIGLAEARRAHPQNDLMTSLVQAEVDGRRLTDDELGPYFVLLSVAGNDTTRTTTTFTTLALQQFPDQKALLEQDFDGHIKVAIEEFVRWTTPVMTFRRTATQDTELHGQHIREGDWVTMVYSSANRDERVFANPYQFDITRSPNPHVAFGGGGPHFCMGAFMGKMQLESIFRELIFRAPTLRVGEPEYLTGNFITAVKSLPYTLD